ATATACCGAACATTCTAGATATAGATGTGTAATACAATGTATACTTTTTGCACCTGTATAAGTAGTAATGGTGCCTCAGCTGAAAGCATGTCTTTCATCCTGGGAAAGTTGTCCAATCGTTAGTCTTGATTTATTGAGCTGGCGAGAACTCACCCACAAAGCATTCTGGGATGTCCAGGgttccatcatcacaggtgCTTGCCACAGGGTAGCCGCACTTCTCGGCTCTGTTCCGACAGTAGAAGACGACGGGTTCTCTGTGCAGGACTCTGTTGGGCTTCAGGTCTGAGATCCAGAGCTTCCTGGCGTTGTAGAAGATTCGGCCTCTTTTGATGCCAACTTTGCAGGGAGCTGGAAGGTGAAAAAACACAGGTAAAGCATTATCTGACCAGACATCGCAAATCCAGTTATAAAATCAAAAATTTCAAAAGCTCATttgaattccccccccccccccctacatttCAAAGCGGTACTAAGTGTTGAGAGGCTGTCATTGTGTCTCTTTACCAATTGACTCCTTTTCAGAACCAGAGAATGCAGACAAGCACAGCATGAGCATATCTGGATATTCTTATATTTCGATTAAAGATTATATTTTCATCCGTGGTTGTTGGATTggtagcaggattacgcaaaaaaacgATTTACATGACAtttggtggaggggtggggcctGACCCAAGACTGAACCCTGATCCAGGACTCCTTTTTACGTTTTATAACATTTGGATGAAAAAACAGCCGTGTTTGAGGGACTgatgcaaatacaaataaaaatccgggtctattgaatttaaatgttgttcgACAGGGGACTGTTATGCGCTCTGACAACTGATTGATGCATAAATTAATCCAGAATATTTGACagtaacaaaacacaaatttagCTTTTAACAAGAACTCATTTACCCACGACTCACCTCTGCACACTGGCCTGACAGACCAGGTTCCTGTGTTTTGGCACTGGACCTCGGCCTCACCGTCCAGAACGTAGTGCTCATTGCAGCCATACTTAACCTTCTCCTTGTAGCCATGTTGTCTCATCACAGCAAAGGTGATGAAGCCGTTTGGTATACCTGCTGGAATGGAGCAGCTCACCTCTGGGATGATCAGAAACAGGACAAAAGAACAGGTGAGGAGTTTTGAAGTGTAGAAATTTAGGGGAAATCATTTTAAAGTCCGGGAGACTATTAAACTGTATTTTGCCTAAACCATGGAGGTAAGAGACGGTCGAATATAGGAGTATTTGACATCTTCTCTGTACCTCGGCACACTGGAGGTTCAGTTGCCCTTCCATCAGCCCTGCAGGATCCCCTCTCATGACTGGGTGCTTTAGGTGGGTTACACTCATACGTCCAGCCTTGTCCATACATGGTGCTGGTTCCAGTAACTGGCTTATCATGGACGATTCTCCCATCTCTAGGTGGCGTGGGCAGAGGACAGTTCACAGCTGtaaggacaaaacaaaaaactgcatCAACTGCATTTAGATATTGGTTCTTTCCTGAGCCAtacaacatccttccaccaagtttcagtAATAATCCATccagtggtttttgtgtaatcataTCAATAGacgaacagaaaaaaaaatggacaggggtgaaacaaACACTGAATATTATAACTTTAATGGAGGAGAATGTATTGTAGCACTGTTGGACGAGATTCCACTGGTTTTAGGTTGGGCTTCCTGATGAactgacaactgaaacaatttCACACATCAGTAAAAGTCACACATACAGTACTACTTTCTACTTTAAATGAACAATAGGGGAGAATTTACTTTATGAATACAATTATATAGTAACACGATGAGATAAACTACAGTTTGTGGTCGGTTTTGATGATCCTTGCCGTAAATCAATTTCCCTGAAAGGGACACTAAAGGTACTTTGAGGTGAAAGCAATTGCAGgttcaacaataaataaaattaagagCAGCTTCCCAGTTAAGTTAGAAATGTTTCTGTACTTTCTTTCTATATAGTTTACATACGATTTAATGTCTGAATTTTATCTCAGCTGAACACTGATACAATCGATGAATCTTTTCCATTGTGTGTATTTTCCTTCGGTACCTttgcagagaggggggggattgCTCCAGGAACCATCGTGTAAACACCTGCTCTCATTGGCTCCTTGCATGACGTACCTTGTGAACATGAAAACGTCATTACACTGACAGATATTATCATCGTAACACACAGGCTGCAGTGATGGAGGAATTCATGCATTCGAACGTTACCCATCGTCACACGTGTAGTTCAGCACACTCTTGAATGGAGCTTCTGTTCGCCCCCTCGCTAAAGGCTGCAGAGGTCCGGGGATCGGACACATCTTAACTGTAGAAATATGAGATAATAGAACACTGAGGTTAAATGATAACCCTAACGCTAACACCAGGATAATAGAAAGTGTAATATTGACAAACTAATTTAAATGGGGCACCAGGTTATATTATGGTACTTTAAGCTTGGGTCATTAACTTGAATGTTTTCTGATCTGAACATATTAGAAAGTTTATGATTGTAACCCAAAGGTGGCCTGAATTTCTTTTGTGctattttggccatattccccatttaccacatgggccACTCATGGTTCACATTCAGATTACACCTTCCCCAGCACCGCAGAGCACAAAAAACTTTGCCAAAAAAAGGCTCACATTTGGAAGTGAACACAGAGAGAACTTCGCTTAAGACTGAAGTAAAGAGCGTCTCCTTGGCATGGCGATACCACTAACCAAACACTTTTCTGACCGGCCTCTGCTTTCGATTTACCTGGCTTTGTTGGGGGAGTGCCAGACTAACAGCTAAGATTTCTACAGCTAGGAAGTCTTATGCAAAAAAGTGCCATTGTGTTATCATGCGACATCTCAAAGGCGGAACTATCGGCTGAACTACTGTGCAGGCATTTCATCAGTGCCATGCAGGAGCAGAGTTGTCAGCGGCAGATTGAACTCCCTCTGCCATGGACTTTAgacttttttaactttgcagaccTTGTACATTCACCAACAACCTATAAAGCACGTTAGAGGAAAGAGAAATACTTCTAAAAtcacatgtctcctttaaaaaatatagcTGTGCTACTGTTACACCCCTGTGAGCAAGCTGACACCATCTACATCGACTCAACTCACGGGAACATGCCAGATCCGACTGTGTCCACTCTCCTGAGGCCAAGCAGGTGATCCGTCGAGTGGTCGGCGTTGAGGGCGAGTACCCCTGTTCACATGTGAGGGCCACCTCTTCTCCTGCCTCATACACACGCTTCAGCGTCGCCTCATCAACCCCGTCGGTGACAGGAGGAGGGCCACATACTGGTTAAAGAAATCATTTGACTCATGCATGAGGGGCAGGATTCACAGCAGTAAGGTTCATGCTCTGCAGCTAAAGTATTTTGATGTAACACAGCAACAATACTGAACTACTAACGATTCAATGTGTAGATTATAACACTGAGAACTGTTGTCAAAGTTCACTTGATTAAACACCTTTGACCGTATGGTGCAAATCCAAACAGCTAGTCAAGCAGGAATACTTGCAGAACTTTACCAATAAACAAAATCCAATACTTTGATGCTCAGCTGCAAAGAAATCTACTTCCCTGCTCCATGTTCGTTTTTACCTTTCTTCGATGTTACAGTTGCGCATGCAATTATTGGGAAGAGTAGAAACAAAGTCCAAGTCGGAGCCATCTTCTTGAAAGTGGAGTCCCCTCAGTTTCCCCTGCACCTGGCTGGAGGATGGGGGGGCCAACATAAGGGCTGCTGGGTAAAGGGTCCATGTTAG
This is a stretch of genomic DNA from Pleuronectes platessa chromosome 3, fPlePla1.1, whole genome shotgun sequence. It encodes these proteins:
- the LOC128436793 gene encoding beta-2-glycoprotein 1; this translates as MAPTWTLFLLFPIIACATVTSKKVCGPPPVTDGVDEATLKRVYEAGEEVALTCEQGYSPSTPTTRRITCLASGEWTQSDLACSLKMCPIPGPLQPLARGRTEAPFKSVLNYTCDDGYVMQGANESRCLHDGSWSNPPPLCKAVNCPLPTPPRDGRIVHDKPVTGTSTMYGQGWTYECNPPKAPSHERGSCRADGRATEPPVCREVSCSIPAGIPNGFITFAVMRQHGYKEKVKYGCNEHYVLDGEAEVQCQNTGTWSVRPVCRAPCKVGIKRGRIFYNARKLWISDLKPNRVLHREPVVFYCRNRAEKCGYPVASTCDDGTLDIPECFVEPGKVEYTLRASSLPSEITMCAASPPASTTSPAGPARPA